The Doryrhamphus excisus isolate RoL2022-K1 chromosome 18, RoL_Dexc_1.0, whole genome shotgun sequence genome contains a region encoding:
- the ywhaba gene encoding 14-3-3 protein beta/alpha-A has translation MERTELVQKAKLSEQAERYDDMASAMKMVTEQNIDLTNEERNLLSVAYKNVVGARRSSWRVISSIEQKSEGNEKKQQMAHDYRVKIESELQEICHDVLNLLDKFLIANAKLAESKVFYLKMKGDYYRYLSEVASGDSKKDTVEQSQKAYQQAFDISKTDMQSTHPIRLGLALNFSVFYYEILNSPEQACSLAKQAFDEAIAELDSLNEESYKDSTLIMQLLRDNLTLWTSENQGDEVEAGEGEN, from the exons ATGGAGAGGACTGAGCTGGTGCAGAAAGCCAAGCTTTCCGAGCAGGCAGAGCGCTATGACGACATGGCGTCCGCCATGAAGATGGTAACGGAGCAGAACATAGACCTGACCAACGAGGAGCGCAACCTGCTCTCTGTGGCCTACAAGAATGTG GTGGGAGCCCGCCGCTCATCCTGGCGCGTCATCTCCAGCATCGAGCAGAAGAGCGAGGGCAATGAAAAGAAGCAGCAGATGGCCCACGACTACCGTGTGAAGATCGAGTCTGAACTCCAAGAAATCTGCCATGACGTGCTG AATCTGCTGGACAAATTTCTGATTGCCAACGCCAAGCTGGCAGAGAGCAAGGTGTTCTACCTCAAAATGAAAGGAGACTACTACAGATACCTCTCAGAGGTGGCGTCCGGCGACTCAAAGAAGG ACACGGTGGAACAGTCCCAGAAGGCCTACCAGCAGGCCTTCGACATCAGCAAGACTGACATGCAGTCCACGCACCCCATCCGACTCGGCCTGGCCCTCAACTTCTCCGTCTTCTACTACGAAATCCTCAACTCACCAGAGCAGGCCTGCTCTCTGGCCAAGCAG GCGTTCGACGAGGCCATCGCCGAACTTGACAGCTTGAACGAGGAGTCGTACAAAGACAGCACGCTGATCATGCAGCTACTACGGGACAACCTGACT CTGTGGACATCAGAAAACCAGGGAGATGAGGTGGAGGCGGGCGAAGGCGAGAACTAG
- the tgm8 gene encoding protein-glutamine gamma-glutamyltransferase 5: MTSVGNNSVLKEVDLHSQSNNQEHHTSELSEEQLIVRRGQSFKVTLKVTKPFHPGLHSLVLTAATGGTHSSENQGTLSRFGIPNPPSLSPTAKAVWTAELHRNSSLSTLILLITPPPDAPIGKFILKGSLWDEEFQLATLVVLFNPWFSGDTVFMSDESKRQEYVINEHGVIYRGSTFHISGMNWDFGHFEEDMVDICLKILDKNLKHKENPSKDLASRSDPTYVGRVVSAMINNVDDPGVLVGNWSDSYAGGFSPSHWSGSHDILSQWMKNDSHPVKYGQCWVFAGVMCSVMRLLGVPTRVVSNFQSAHDTDANLTIDVYHADDGVDPIESDDSIWNFHVWVESWMTRPDLSKDGKYDGWQVLDPTPQEPSNGIYQCGPASLIAIRNGEIKLPYDVPFVFAEVNADCMDWLVKADGTKVSLYSDTKRVGHQISTKAVGSKKREIITQNYKPKEGSEEERAIFRYAMSKDEENDDDGEVSGGSANDGDGSTAPPPAPPPELVLRFEELSKPQYGQDVRLQLVLSSDSRVARQMLVHISVEGLRYTGTVVLTIHTEKKEVTLQPGKELSVPIGIPFEAYYKHMDVCDSLKVSAMVTDKQHPDKTYLAEDNILLQDLPVSVSVSGFVRQYQEASGEVVFMNSTSVELTGLTLTLSGSGLLKTEVEHRLPNLSPSNRIRVQFGFVPYRAGEKTLVADIHGSYFKDFKGYHTVMVNRF; encoded by the exons ATGACCTCGGTGGGAAACAACTCTG tcttgaaggAGGTGGACCTCCACAGTCAGAGCAACAACCAGGAGCACCACACCAGTGAACTCTCTGAAGAGCAACTAATTGTGCGGAGAGGACAGTCCTTCAAGGTGACCTTGAAAGTGACAAAGCCTTTTCATCCTGGCCTTCATTCCCTCGTGCTCACCGCGGCAACTGGTG GAACGCACTCCTCCGAGAACCAAGGCACCTTGTCACGCTTCGGTATCCCAAACCCCCCCAGTCTTTCACCGACAGCAAAAGCCGTTTGGACAGCTGAACTTCACCGAAACTCCTCGTTGAGCACCTTGATCCTGCTCATCACTCCCCCGCCAGATGCTCCCATCGGAAAGTTCATCCTGAAAGGGAGTCTCTGGGATGAGGAATTCCAGCTGGCCACGCTGGTGGTGCTCTTCAACCCCTGGTTCTCTG GAGACACTGTCTTCATGTCTGATGAGTCCAAGAGACAAGAATATGTGATAAATGAACACGGAGTCATCTACAGAGGAAGTACATTTCACATCTCTGGAATGAACTGGGACTTTGGCCAC TTTGAAGAGGACATGGTGGATATTTGCCTCAAGATTCTGGACAAGAACCTCAAGCACAAAGAAAACCCCAGCAAGGACCTTGCCTCTCGCAGCGACCCCACCTACGTTGGCCGCGTGGTCAGCGCCATG ATCAACAATGTAGATGACCCCGGCGTCCTGGTGGGCAACTGGTCAGATTCGTATGCGGGCGGATTCTCTCCCTCTCACTGGAGCGGCAGCCATGACATCCTGTCTCAGTGGATGAAAAACGACTCCCACCCTGTCAAGTATGGTCAGTGCTGGGTGTTTGCTGGCGTGATGTGTTCAG TGATGCGGCTGCTTGGTGTCCCCACCCGCGTGGTCTCCAACTTCCAGTCAGCCCATGACACCGATGCAAACCTGACCATCGACGTGTACCACGCCGACGATGGGGTCGATCCCATAGAGTCCGACGACAGCATCTG GAACTTCCATGTGTGGGTGGAGTCATGGATGACACGTCCCGACTTGAGTAAAGACGGCAAATATGATGGCTGGCAAGTGTTGGATCCGACACCACAGGAGCCCAGCAATG GTATCTACCAGTGCGGCCCTGCCTCACTCATCGCCATCCGCAATGGTGAAATAAAACTCCCCTATGACGTCCCGTTTGTCTTCGCTGAGGTGAACGCCGACTGCATGGATTGGCTG gtgaAAGCAGACGGGACCAAGGTTTCCCTCTACTCTGACACCAAGCGAGTTGGTCATCAAATCTCCACCAAGGCAGTGGGTTCCAAAAAGAGGGAGATCATCACCCAGAACTACAAGCCCAAAGAGG GGTCCGAGGAGGAAAGGGCCATCTTCAGGTACGCTATGAGCAAAGATGAAGAGAACGACGATGACGGGGAGGTGTCCGGGGGCAGCGCAAATGATGGCGACGGGTCAACTGCACCGCCCCCCGCCCCACCACCAGAGCTGGTCTTGCGCTTTGAGGAG TTGTCCAAGCCGCAGTACGGTCAGGATGTGCGGCTGCAGCTGGTGCTGAGCAGCGACAGCAGAGTGGCCAGGCAGATGTTGGTCCACATCAGCGTGGAGGGACTGAGGTACACCGGAACCGTGGTGCTCACCATCCACACGGAAAAGAAGGAAGTGACGCTGCAGCCTGGCAAAG AGCTGTCCGTCCCCATCGGGATCCCCTTCGAGGCCTACTACAAGCACATGGACGTGTGCGACAGCTTGAAGGTGTCGGCCATGGTGACAGACAAGCAACATCCTGACAAAACCTACCTGGCGGAGGACAACATCTTGCTCCAGGACCTCCCCGTCTCCGTGTCG GTTTCTGGTTTTGTCAGACAGTACCAAGAGGCGTCTGGGGAAGTGGTTTTCATGAACTCCACTTCTGTGGAGCTGACAGGCTTGACGCTGACGCTGTCTGGAAGCGGCCTCTTGAAGACCGAGGTGGAACACAG GCTTCCCAATTTGTCTCCCAGCAACCGCATCCGTGTCCAGTTCGGCTTTGTCCCCTACCGGGCTGGAGAGAAGACCCTGGTGGCCGACATTCACGGTTCCTATTTTAAAGATTTCAAGGGCTACCACACCGTCATGGTTAATCGTttttag
- the tomm34 gene encoding mitochondrial import receptor subunit TOM34 — protein MTQRTKVKCWLELKQAGNDRFKAGQYGEATHLYSQAISQLKKDSPKNVEDLSVLHSNRAASYLKDGNCVECLKDCNESLELVPFNVKSLLRRATASEAQERYRQAYIDYKTALQIDANIAAAHDGTNRMSKALSEADGPMWREKLPPIPTVPLAVREKLGRNCAAIPQQNGAAQSPKPGPSQEDVRRGHALKEDGNALVKRGEHAKAVDKYTQSLRHDPTQATTFTNRALCYLSLRQFHNAIRDCNEALNIDGANVKALYRRAQAHKELKDTKACTDDLRKLLEAEPKNMAAVKLLQEVQKK, from the exons ATGACCCAGAGAACGAAAGTGAAGTGTTGGCTGGAGCTGAAACAAGCCGGCAATGATCGCTTCAAGGCGGGCCAGTATGGAGAAGCCACTCACCTCTACAGCCAAGCCATCAGCCAGCTGAAAAAGGACA GTCCAAAGAACGTGGAGGATCTGAGTGTCTTGCACTCCAACCGCGCCGCCAGCTACCTCAAAGATGGAAACTGCGTCGAATGTTTGAAAGACTGCAACGA GTCGCTGGAGTTGGTCCCCTTCAACGTCAAGTCACTGCTCAGACGGGCCACCGCCTCCGAGGCACAGGAGCGTTACAGGCAGGCTTATATCGACTACAAGACCGCGCTGCAGATCGACGCCAACATAGCCGCTGCCCACGACGGGACCAACAG GATGAGCAAAGCCCTCTCGGAGGCAGACGGCCCCATGTGGAGAGAGAAGCTTCCCCCCATCCCCACCGTCCCCCTAGCAGTCCGAGAGAAGCTGGGCCGGAATTGTGCCGCCATACCACAACAGAACGGCGCCGCACAAAGTCCCAAACCCG GCCCCAGTCAGGAGGACGTGCGGCGAGGTCACGCCCTCAAGGAGGACGGCAATGCCCTCGTCAAGAGAGGAGAGCACGCGAAGGCCGTGGACAAGTACACGCAGAGCCTCCGACACGACCCCACCCAGGCCACCACCTTCACCAACCG GGCGTTGTGTTACTTGTCGCTGAGGCAATTCCACAACGCCATCAGAGACTGCAACGAGGCACTGAATATTGACGGCGCCAATGTCAAGGCACTGTATCGCAGGGCGCAGGCTCACAAGGAGCTCAAG GACACCAAAGCGTGCACGGATGACCTCCGCAAACTCCTGGAGGCGGAGCCCAAGAACATGGCCGCCGTCAAACTGCTGCAGGAAGTGCAAAAGAAGTGA